The following coding sequences lie in one Streptomyces venezuelae genomic window:
- a CDS encoding amidohydrolase — protein sequence MSEQYADLILVGGNVKTPSGWAEGLAVRAGIIDTVGSRADVLRRRGPETRVRDLAGDTVLPGLHDLHVHPIYAGVRERRCKIPQGSDLATTLRIVAEHVSAAAPGTWVLGGQWDAYALGGTPDRTMLDSVAPDHPVLLEDTSGHSSWANSAALRLAGIGPGTPDPAGGIFERDAAGRPSGIQREAAVDLLVAAAPKPDDDEVEAALEWALGEMLSYGITSFTEAAVGFTAGPRAELRAYTRLAARGAVRQRVRLSLVWSPYDPTCEDVIAHRNLYASAHLTPDCVKIFLDGVPTDSHTAAMLEPYADTVAGRGDEAGRHGMLVVAPAVLDQAVTRFDRMGITVKFHAAGDAAARAALDAIEAARTANGHSPCMHNVGHCSFVSKPDIERAARIGATFEVSPYLWRPSPICSDIAAAVGREAVERAWPVREMLDARALVVAGSDWCVVPSVNPWAAMETLVTRQEPGGSSDRFGASQGIGLEEAFDLFTVNSARQEGMAHRVGRIEPGMLADVIVVDRNPFEVPITQVHATEVRMTFIEGEQVA from the coding sequence ATGAGTGAGCAGTACGCGGACCTGATTCTCGTCGGCGGGAACGTGAAGACGCCGTCGGGCTGGGCCGAAGGGCTCGCCGTGCGTGCTGGGATCATCGACACGGTCGGCTCCCGCGCCGACGTGCTGCGCCGACGCGGCCCCGAGACGCGGGTGCGGGACCTGGCCGGGGACACCGTGCTGCCCGGCCTGCACGACCTGCACGTGCACCCGATCTACGCCGGGGTCCGCGAACGGCGCTGCAAGATCCCGCAGGGCTCCGACCTCGCCACCACGCTCCGCATCGTGGCCGAGCACGTCTCCGCCGCCGCCCCCGGCACGTGGGTCCTGGGCGGCCAGTGGGACGCGTACGCGCTGGGCGGCACCCCGGACCGGACGATGCTCGACTCCGTCGCACCCGACCACCCCGTCCTCCTGGAGGACACCAGCGGCCACAGCTCGTGGGCGAACAGCGCGGCGCTGCGGCTCGCTGGCATCGGCCCCGGCACACCCGACCCGGCGGGCGGCATCTTCGAGCGGGACGCGGCGGGCCGTCCGAGCGGCATCCAGCGCGAGGCGGCCGTCGACCTGCTCGTCGCCGCCGCCCCCAAACCGGACGACGACGAGGTCGAGGCGGCTCTGGAGTGGGCGCTCGGGGAGATGCTCTCGTACGGGATCACGTCGTTCACCGAAGCGGCGGTCGGCTTCACCGCGGGGCCGCGGGCCGAACTGCGCGCCTATACGCGTCTCGCCGCGCGGGGCGCCGTCCGGCAGCGCGTACGCCTCAGTCTCGTGTGGTCGCCGTACGACCCGACGTGCGAGGACGTGATCGCGCACCGCAACCTCTACGCGAGCGCGCACCTCACGCCCGACTGCGTGAAGATCTTCCTCGACGGCGTACCGACCGACAGCCACACGGCCGCCATGCTCGAACCGTACGCGGACACCGTGGCGGGGCGGGGCGACGAGGCGGGCCGGCACGGCATGCTCGTGGTCGCGCCGGCCGTCCTCGACCAGGCGGTGACCCGGTTCGACCGGATGGGCATCACGGTCAAGTTCCACGCGGCAGGCGACGCGGCGGCCAGGGCGGCACTCGACGCCATCGAGGCCGCCCGCACGGCCAACGGCCACAGCCCCTGCATGCACAACGTGGGTCACTGCTCGTTCGTGTCGAAGCCGGACATCGAGCGTGCGGCACGGATCGGCGCGACCTTCGAGGTCTCGCCCTACCTGTGGCGGCCCTCGCCGATCTGCTCCGACATCGCGGCGGCCGTCGGCCGGGAAGCGGTCGAACGCGCCTGGCCGGTGCGCGAGATGCTCGACGCCCGCGCACTGGTCGTGGCGGGCTCGGACTGGTGCGTCGTGCCGTCGGTGAACCCGTGGGCGGCCATGGAGACGCTCGTGACCCGGCAGGAACCGGGGGGAAGCAGCGACCGCTTCGGCGCGTCCCAGGGCATCGGTCTCGAGGAGGCCTTCGACCTGTTCACGGTCAACTCCGCCCGCCAGGAAGGCATGGCGCACCGCGTCGGACGCATCGAACCCGGCATGCTCGCCGACGTCATCGTCGTCGACCGGAACCCCTTCGAAGTGCCGATCACGCAGGTCCACGCCACCGAGGTGAGGATGACGTTCATCGAAGGGGAACAGGTCGCCTAG
- a CDS encoding TetR/AcrR family transcriptional regulator, translating to MSSDRRGLQPRKQPRQIRAELTRQRILDAAAHVFAEYGYAAGTTNRIAERARVSIGSLYQYYPNKDAILVELLIRHLDAGMAAIEAAQPDRDGLRTRSVESILRSYVGSVVDSHRDDPQLLRVMMEQGPRAPELLERVAQNEKRSIAYAQRLLRNHPEVRVADVGVAARLVVSTVEMVVHKVMAGPDDVDRARFEDELVTMLVRYLTGGPAASGP from the coding sequence ATGTCGTCCGACCGACGTGGACTGCAGCCACGTAAACAGCCCCGTCAGATCCGGGCGGAGCTGACCCGGCAGCGCATCCTCGACGCCGCTGCTCACGTTTTCGCCGAGTACGGGTACGCGGCGGGGACCACCAACCGGATCGCGGAGCGGGCCCGGGTCTCCATCGGATCGCTGTACCAGTACTACCCGAACAAGGACGCGATCCTGGTCGAGCTGCTGATCCGGCATCTCGACGCGGGGATGGCCGCCATCGAGGCGGCCCAGCCGGACCGGGACGGGCTGCGGACCCGGTCCGTCGAGAGCATCCTGCGCTCCTACGTCGGGAGCGTCGTCGACAGCCACCGCGACGACCCGCAGCTGCTGCGCGTGATGATGGAACAGGGGCCACGCGCCCCCGAATTGCTGGAGCGCGTGGCGCAGAACGAGAAGCGCAGCATCGCCTACGCCCAGCGGCTGCTGCGGAACCACCCGGAGGTGCGGGTCGCGGACGTCGGCGTCGCCGCCCGGCTGGTCGTCTCCACGGTGGAGATGGTGGTGCACAAGGTGATGGCGGGGCCGGACGACGTCGACCGGGCGCGGTTCGAGGACGAGCTGGTCACGATGCTCGTCCGCTATTTGACGGGCGGCCCGGCCGCGTCGGGGCCGTGA
- a CDS encoding PDR/VanB family oxidoreductase → MQQTVVEHMDRVTEDVVALTLRATTGDLAPWDPGAHIDLSLPNWLDRQYSLCGDPAERDAYRVAVRYDPLSRGGSEYVHRFLRRGRALGVSLPRNHFPLVPAPRYLFLAGGIGITPLLPMLRAAAAAGIPATLMYVGPARDSMPFADELLRTYGDLVRIVETGRHGRPDLHALAATLPPDTLVYCCGPATMLAAAEAAFPAERLHAERFQPVARTFGPDTAFEAVCARSGGTVAVPADESLLDALAHAGRPLPAGCREGICGSCEVTVLEGTPEHRDDIGAPEGRMFACVSRAVSPRLVLDL, encoded by the coding sequence ATGCAGCAGACCGTCGTCGAGCACATGGACCGGGTCACCGAAGACGTCGTCGCCCTCACCCTGCGCGCCACCACGGGCGACCTCGCCCCCTGGGACCCCGGCGCCCACATCGACCTGTCCCTGCCCAACTGGCTCGACCGGCAGTACTCGTTGTGCGGGGACCCCGCCGAGCGGGACGCCTACCGCGTCGCCGTCCGGTACGACCCGCTCAGCCGGGGCGGCTCGGAGTACGTCCACCGCTTCCTGCGCCGGGGCCGCGCCCTCGGGGTGTCACTCCCCCGCAACCACTTCCCGCTCGTCCCCGCCCCGCGCTACCTCTTCCTCGCCGGCGGCATAGGCATCACGCCGCTGCTCCCCATGCTGCGCGCGGCAGCGGCCGCCGGAATCCCCGCGACCCTGATGTACGTCGGCCCCGCGCGGGACAGCATGCCCTTCGCCGACGAACTCCTGCGCACCTACGGGGACCTCGTGCGGATCGTGGAGACCGGGCGGCACGGCAGGCCGGACCTCCACGCCCTCGCGGCCACGCTGCCTCCCGACACGCTGGTCTATTGCTGCGGGCCCGCGACCATGCTGGCGGCGGCCGAAGCGGCGTTCCCCGCGGAGCGGCTGCACGCCGAACGCTTCCAGCCGGTGGCGCGGACCTTCGGGCCCGACACGGCGTTCGAGGCGGTCTGCGCACGGTCCGGGGGCACCGTCGCCGTACCGGCCGACGAGTCGCTGCTCGACGCCCTCGCCCACGCGGGCCGCCCCCTGCCCGCGGGCTGCCGCGAAGGCATCTGCGGCAGCTGCGAAGTCACCGTCCTGGAGGGCACGCCCGAGCACCGTGACGACATCGGCGCGCCCGAGGGCCGCATGTTCGCCTGCGTGTCCCGCGCAGTGTCGCCCCGCCTCGTCCTCGACCTCTGA
- a CDS encoding mycofactocin-coupled SDR family oxidoreductase: MTHGTGRLEGKVAFVTGAAGGLGRSYVQRMAEEGADLVIVDICRSVDTVPYPLSTPEELSEAVEEVESLGRRVVARQADVRDRDALQEAYDAGLAEFGQIDVVVANAGIAPLLVDDRVQAWHDAIDINLTGTFHTIEVAVPSMIDADRGGSIVVVSSTAGLVGIGGASNGGLGYAASKHGVVGLMRTYANNLAPHSIRVNSVHPTGVATRMVADPAMVEFVAQDPILSEGSPNALPVDTVEPDDVANAVLWLASDEARYVTGVTLPVDAGFLNRR; this comes from the coding sequence ATGACCCACGGAACGGGGCGTCTTGAGGGCAAGGTGGCCTTCGTGACCGGCGCGGCCGGCGGCCTGGGCCGCAGCTACGTCCAGCGGATGGCGGAGGAGGGCGCCGACCTGGTCATCGTGGACATCTGCCGGTCGGTCGACACCGTGCCCTACCCACTGTCCACACCGGAAGAGCTGTCCGAAGCGGTCGAGGAGGTCGAGTCGCTGGGCCGTCGCGTCGTCGCCCGGCAGGCCGACGTGCGCGACCGGGACGCCCTCCAGGAGGCGTACGACGCCGGGCTCGCCGAGTTCGGGCAGATCGACGTCGTCGTCGCCAACGCCGGAATCGCGCCACTCCTGGTCGACGATCGGGTACAGGCGTGGCACGACGCCATCGACATCAACCTCACCGGCACCTTCCACACCATCGAGGTGGCCGTTCCCTCGATGATCGACGCGGACCGGGGCGGCTCGATCGTCGTCGTCAGCTCCACCGCCGGCCTCGTCGGCATCGGCGGGGCCAGCAACGGCGGCCTCGGCTACGCCGCGTCCAAGCACGGTGTGGTCGGGCTGATGCGGACGTACGCCAACAACCTCGCCCCGCACAGCATCAGGGTGAACTCCGTGCACCCCACCGGCGTCGCCACCCGCATGGTCGCCGACCCGGCCATGGTCGAGTTCGTCGCCCAGGACCCGATCCTGTCCGAGGGCTCCCCGAACGCCCTGCCCGTCGACACCGTCGAGCCGGACGACGTGGCCAACGCGGTCCTGTGGCTCGCCTCGGACGAAGCCCGCTACGTCACCGGCGTCACGCTGCCCGTGGACGCCGGATTCCTCAACCGCCGCTGA
- a CDS encoding ATP-binding protein, giving the protein MDLASVCEGPLVGQAVITALGLQDQTGRSSVAVLTECLAEQDVLLVLDTCEHLADECAALAGALLSALPGLRILATSRTSLGVREESVVPVGPMSTGPDGDALALLTARVEQAGNAAGEPSPNRVPAQDEPDELVRLCDALEGIPLAIELAAPLLRSVSARQLNRQLAERLDLLSPDTPSDTDLTAVRPRHAGLRTSIGWSHEWCTPNERLLWARLSVFPGSFTMTAMEFVCTIKPLFGYDLTDTLASLVNKSVVLREGPPGARRYRMLDTVREYGAEWLERCGGQDELRLRHRDFYRHLALTGGESWLGPGQPEVYRQAAAEHANLRAALRHCLRTDTSAALHMAADLFYFWIACGNLREGRHFLDAALALDPRHEPGRARALWVCAVVSSCQGEHQVALERATEALELATRTDDAAAQAWATYAQGLALTLQGDTDPALERFALALPLAETAGEEIAALLCMASHSYLLVALGEHDRARALAERVIARAAPTEDIWARSFGHYVIGTLDTVRGEPGRAIPALRTALAAKWLLNDAYGIGITLDTLALAAVDDGQAEWAAWLLGLGDQVWRRVGVPQLGAPDMVERRRTCERRTRDALPPAAYERHHRAGFTLDTSTAEVPVQLRRPYLLA; this is encoded by the coding sequence GTGGATCTGGCGTCGGTGTGCGAAGGGCCGCTCGTCGGGCAGGCGGTCATCACCGCGCTCGGGCTGCAGGACCAGACCGGCCGTTCCTCGGTGGCGGTCCTGACGGAGTGTCTCGCCGAGCAGGACGTGCTCCTCGTACTCGACACCTGTGAGCACCTGGCGGACGAGTGCGCGGCCCTGGCCGGTGCGCTCCTGTCGGCACTGCCCGGACTGCGGATCCTGGCCACCAGCCGTACTTCACTGGGGGTGCGCGAGGAGAGCGTCGTGCCGGTCGGGCCCATGTCGACCGGCCCCGACGGCGACGCGCTCGCCCTGCTGACGGCACGGGTGGAACAGGCGGGGAATGCCGCCGGGGAGCCTTCGCCGAACCGGGTGCCCGCGCAGGACGAGCCGGACGAACTCGTGCGTCTCTGCGACGCGTTGGAGGGCATTCCCCTCGCCATCGAACTGGCCGCCCCGCTCCTGCGGTCGGTCTCCGCCCGGCAGCTGAACCGGCAACTCGCCGAGCGTCTCGACCTCCTGTCGCCGGACACCCCGTCCGACACCGACCTCACGGCCGTGCGGCCGCGGCACGCGGGACTGCGCACCAGCATCGGCTGGAGCCACGAATGGTGCACCCCGAACGAACGGCTGCTGTGGGCCCGCCTCTCGGTGTTCCCCGGCAGCTTCACGATGACGGCGATGGAGTTCGTCTGCACGATCAAGCCGCTCTTCGGGTACGACCTGACCGATACCCTCGCCTCCTTGGTGAACAAGTCCGTCGTGCTGCGCGAAGGACCGCCGGGAGCCCGGCGCTACCGCATGCTCGACACGGTCCGTGAGTACGGCGCCGAGTGGCTCGAACGCTGCGGCGGACAGGACGAACTGCGGCTGCGGCACCGGGACTTCTACCGCCACCTGGCCCTGACCGGTGGCGAGAGCTGGCTCGGCCCGGGGCAGCCCGAGGTGTACCGGCAGGCCGCCGCCGAGCACGCCAACCTGCGCGCGGCCCTGCGGCACTGCCTGCGCACCGACACGTCGGCCGCACTGCACATGGCGGCCGACCTCTTCTACTTCTGGATCGCGTGCGGCAACCTCCGCGAAGGACGCCACTTCCTCGACGCCGCCCTGGCGCTCGACCCGCGGCACGAACCGGGACGGGCCCGGGCCCTGTGGGTGTGCGCCGTCGTCTCCTCCTGCCAGGGCGAGCACCAGGTCGCACTGGAACGCGCCACCGAGGCACTGGAGTTGGCCACGCGCACCGACGACGCCGCCGCCCAGGCCTGGGCCACCTACGCGCAGGGGCTGGCGCTCACCCTCCAAGGGGACACCGACCCCGCCCTGGAACGGTTCGCACTCGCCCTCCCGCTCGCCGAGACCGCGGGGGAAGAGATCGCCGCGCTGCTCTGCATGGCCTCCCACAGCTACCTGCTCGTGGCCCTCGGCGAACACGACCGGGCCCGGGCTCTCGCCGAGCGGGTCATCGCCCGCGCCGCGCCGACGGAGGACATCTGGGCCCGCTCCTTCGGCCACTACGTGATCGGCACCCTCGACACGGTCCGCGGAGAGCCCGGCCGCGCGATCCCCGCCCTGCGCACGGCCCTTGCGGCGAAGTGGCTCCTCAACGACGCGTACGGCATCGGCATAACCCTCGACACACTCGCCCTGGCGGCCGTCGACGACGGGCAGGCGGAGTGGGCGGCGTGGCTGCTGGGGCTGGGGGATCAGGTGTGGCGGAGGGTCGGCGTGCCGCAGCTGGGCGCCCCCGACATGGTCGAGCGGCGCAGGACGTGTGAGCGGCGGACCCGCGACGCGTTGCCCCCGGCGGCGTACGAGCGCCACCACCGGGCCGGCTTCACTCTGGACACGTCGACGGCCGAAGTCCCGGTGCAACTGCGGCGGCCCTACCTCCTCGCGTGA
- a CDS encoding response regulator — MPGMNFELRATPQETAAIADSAVGAVAQRLAWQLLDGPEHPASDDPARALLLLHVLDQLQQATERLQREAAGAAAEAGAGYPQIGAACGMTRQGARRRWPGLFHHSPEKRTERSMMTTPARPFDVLLVEDDIADAMLIEEALSERGARNLVQVTDGVAALEHLRTPGTPRPDLIVLDLNMPRMNGRDLLKVLKADEDLQTIPVVVLTTSTAPEDVTGAYSSHANAYVTKPVNLEEFETAVQSIDAFYLDTATRPRP, encoded by the coding sequence ATGCCAGGCATGAACTTCGAGTTGCGAGCCACTCCGCAGGAGACGGCCGCCATCGCCGACTCGGCGGTCGGTGCCGTCGCGCAACGCCTCGCCTGGCAACTCCTGGACGGACCCGAGCACCCGGCATCGGACGACCCGGCGCGGGCACTGCTCCTGCTCCACGTGCTGGACCAGCTCCAGCAGGCCACCGAGCGGCTCCAGCGGGAGGCCGCGGGGGCCGCGGCCGAAGCGGGCGCCGGCTATCCGCAGATCGGCGCCGCGTGCGGCATGACCCGCCAGGGCGCACGGCGTCGCTGGCCGGGGCTCTTTCACCACTCCCCCGAGAAACGCACGGAGCGTTCAATGATGACGACCCCCGCCCGCCCCTTCGACGTCCTGCTCGTCGAAGACGACATCGCCGACGCGATGCTCATCGAGGAGGCACTCTCCGAGCGCGGGGCCCGCAACCTGGTTCAGGTCACCGACGGCGTCGCCGCCCTGGAGCACCTGCGCACCCCGGGCACCCCGCGGCCCGACCTCATCGTCCTGGACCTGAACATGCCGCGCATGAACGGCCGGGACCTCCTGAAGGTCCTCAAGGCGGACGAGGACCTGCAGACCATCCCCGTGGTCGTCCTCACCACGTCCACCGCCCCGGAGGACGTGACCGGCGCGTACAGCAGCCACGCCAACGCCTACGTGACGAAGCCCGTCAACCTCGAGGAGTTCGAGACGGCCGTGCAGAGCATCGACGCGTTCTACCTCGACACCGCCACCCGGCCCCGCCCCTGA
- a CDS encoding MSMEG_1061 family FMN-dependent PPOX-type flavoprotein gives MTCPEVTVPPAVPRPRRVSPEEVIARLGQPDAMIKEKIKDRVDDYVRHFIAHSPFLTMATADAAGRTDCSPRGDYPGFVKVLDERTLALPDRPGNKIADSFRNLAENDGVGLCFFVPGVREVLRVNGSGYVTDEPDVLARMRIEAKRPDLAIVVEVAEVFFHCGRALVRSRLWDPASQALAEGLPSIGEMAAAQFNVDVDPKLLEASLEDAYRKLY, from the coding sequence ATGACCTGCCCCGAAGTCACCGTGCCGCCTGCCGTCCCCCGCCCCCGAAGGGTCTCTCCCGAAGAGGTGATCGCACGGCTCGGGCAGCCCGATGCCATGATCAAGGAGAAGATCAAGGACCGTGTCGACGACTACGTACGGCACTTCATCGCCCACTCGCCGTTCCTGACGATGGCCACGGCGGACGCGGCCGGACGTACCGACTGCTCACCGCGCGGCGACTACCCCGGCTTCGTGAAGGTCCTCGACGAGCGCACCCTCGCCCTCCCCGATCGCCCCGGCAACAAGATCGCCGACTCCTTCCGCAACCTCGCGGAGAACGACGGCGTCGGGCTGTGCTTCTTCGTCCCCGGCGTGCGCGAGGTGCTGCGCGTCAACGGCAGCGGCTACGTCACCGACGAACCCGACGTGCTGGCCCGGATGCGCATCGAGGCCAAGCGGCCGGACCTGGCGATCGTCGTCGAGGTGGCCGAGGTGTTCTTCCACTGCGGGCGGGCGCTGGTGCGTTCCCGGCTGTGGGACCCGGCGAGCCAGGCGCTCGCCGAGGGCCTGCCGTCGATCGGGGAGATGGCAGCCGCGCAGTTCAATGTCGACGTCGACCCGAAGCTCCTCGAGGCGTCCCTGGAGGACGCCTACCGCAAGCTCTACTGA